In Erpetoichthys calabaricus chromosome 4, fErpCal1.3, whole genome shotgun sequence, one genomic interval encodes:
- the LOC127525802 gene encoding PWWP domain-containing DNA repair factor 3B-like produces MNNINILMSKSQDQEDHGSSELIEEYTDTATPSVGEQAGCVAAEGQLTEEQVAQIFAAAEISKAYRRTHHEKLLEFIIKDHGADDHLLAVVSRKVSSKWLTNYENPKGHQVMTYIEDEELIDGLYNFLDEVLSRAVGTFERIDRVRIILDVLMPEVN; encoded by the exons atgaatAACATCAATATTTTAATGTCTAAAAGTCAGGACCAAGAAGATCATGGCAGCAGTGAACTCATTGAGGAATATACTGATACAGCCACACCAAG TGTAGGAGAGCAGGCTGGCTGTGTGGCTGCAGAAGGGCAGCTGACTGAAGAACAAGTGGCTCAGATTTTTGCAGCTGCAGAGATCAGCAAGGCCTACAGGAGGACTCATCATGAAAAACTGTTAGAGTTCATAATAAAGGACCATGGAGCAGATGATCACTTGCTG gctgttgtatctCGTAAGGTATCGTCCAAATGGTTAACAAATTATGAAAATCCTAAAGGTCACCAGGTAATGACTTATATAGAAGATGAGGAGCTGATAGATGGCCTCTACAACTTCTTGGATGAAGTGCTGTCAAGAGCTGTAGGCACTTTTGAGAGGATTGACAGAGTTCGcatcattctggatgtgctgatgCCAGAGGTTAATTAG